One Microlunatus soli genomic window carries:
- a CDS encoding CPBP family intramembrane glutamic endopeptidase, with protein sequence MSDATTAPDAAGTRSAGWIRAEVLIVLGLSLGQSAIYSILSIADRLTQQKALNEQSSSLNSSVTPDRPWLDLSYQVVNIAFPLVPVLLALYLLWLHNPAGIRRPGQVIGFDLRRPGFDLGLGTLTALCIGIPGLGLYLGARALGLNTQVQASGLGDNWWTVPVLILSAAENAVVEEVIMLGFLYTRLRQLTWRGQQLVWPVIIIVSALVRGSYHLYQGFGGFTGNLIMGVIFGLIYLKWKRVMPLVIAHTLLDIAAFVGYALLAPHVSWL encoded by the coding sequence GTGAGCGATGCGACGACGGCGCCGGATGCCGCGGGGACGAGATCAGCGGGTTGGATCCGGGCCGAGGTGCTGATCGTGCTCGGGCTCTCGCTCGGGCAGTCGGCGATCTATTCGATCCTCAGCATCGCCGATCGGCTGACCCAGCAGAAGGCCCTGAACGAACAGTCGTCGTCGCTGAACTCGTCGGTCACCCCGGACCGGCCTTGGCTCGATCTGTCCTACCAGGTCGTCAACATCGCCTTCCCGTTGGTGCCGGTGCTGCTCGCGCTCTATCTGCTCTGGCTGCACAATCCGGCCGGGATCCGCCGCCCCGGCCAGGTGATCGGCTTCGACCTGCGCCGTCCCGGCTTCGATCTCGGTCTGGGCACCCTGACCGCACTCTGCATCGGGATCCCCGGCCTCGGCCTCTACCTCGGCGCCCGGGCGCTCGGGCTGAACACCCAGGTGCAGGCTTCCGGCCTCGGCGACAACTGGTGGACGGTTCCGGTGCTGATCCTGTCGGCCGCTGAGAACGCCGTCGTGGAGGAGGTGATCATGCTCGGCTTCCTCTACACCCGGCTTCGACAGTTGACCTGGCGCGGCCAGCAACTGGTCTGGCCGGTGATCATCATCGTCAGTGCGTTGGTCCGCGGCAGCTATCACCTCTATCAGGGCTTCGGCGGCTTCACCGGCAACCTGATCATGGGCGTGATCTTCGGGCTGATCTATCTGAAGTGGAAGCGGGTGATGCCGTTGGTGATCGCCCACACCCTGCTCGACATCGCCGCCTTCGTCGGCTACGCCCTGCTGGCACCCCACGTCAGTTGGTTGTAA
- a CDS encoding aspartate-semialdehyde dehydrogenase has protein sequence MRIGVFGATGQVGGVMRHLLDERGFDVSEIRYFASARSAGKTLPWKDGEITVEDSETADFSGLDIALFSNGKYASKALAPKVAAAGAVVIDNSSAWRMDPDVPLVVSEVNPEDAVNPPKGIIANPNCTTMAAMPVLAPLHQAAGLNRLMIATYQAVSGSGGVGVDELDGQAQAVTGDAAKLAFDGSAVNYPEPNVYAKPIAFNVLALAGSIVDDGTLETDEEQKLRNESRKILHLPDLLVAGTCVRVPVYTGHSLAIHAEFDNDLSPEQATALLGEAAGVELSDVPTPLEAAGKDPAFVGRIRADQSAPAGKGLVLFVSNDNLRKGAALNAVQIAEQIATRIAGPAGSFGRPEELVAP, from the coding sequence ATGCGTATTGGAGTATTCGGTGCGACCGGTCAGGTCGGCGGCGTGATGCGCCACCTCCTGGACGAGCGCGGTTTCGACGTGTCCGAGATTCGCTACTTCGCCTCTGCGCGGTCGGCGGGGAAGACGTTGCCATGGAAGGACGGTGAGATCACCGTCGAGGATTCCGAGACTGCCGATTTCAGCGGTCTGGACATCGCACTGTTCTCCAACGGCAAGTACGCCTCCAAGGCGCTGGCGCCGAAGGTCGCCGCCGCCGGTGCGGTCGTGATCGACAACTCCTCGGCCTGGCGGATGGATCCCGACGTCCCGCTGGTCGTGTCCGAGGTCAATCCCGAGGATGCGGTCAATCCGCCGAAGGGGATCATCGCCAACCCCAACTGCACCACGATGGCCGCGATGCCGGTGCTGGCGCCGCTGCACCAGGCCGCCGGCCTCAACCGGCTGATGATCGCCACCTATCAGGCCGTCTCGGGCTCGGGTGGTGTCGGTGTCGACGAACTCGACGGTCAGGCCCAGGCAGTCACCGGCGACGCAGCCAAGCTCGCCTTCGATGGCTCCGCGGTCAACTACCCGGAGCCGAACGTCTACGCCAAGCCGATCGCGTTCAACGTGCTGGCACTTGCCGGTTCGATCGTCGACGACGGCACGCTGGAGACCGACGAGGAACAGAAGCTCCGCAACGAGTCCCGCAAGATCCTGCACCTGCCGGACCTGCTGGTCGCCGGGACCTGCGTCCGGGTTCCGGTCTACACCGGGCATTCGTTGGCCATCCATGCCGAGTTCGACAACGATCTCAGCCCCGAGCAGGCGACCGCGCTGCTCGGTGAGGCGGCCGGCGTCGAGCTCAGCGACGTCCCGACCCCGCTGGAGGCAGCCGGCAAGGATCCGGCGTTCGTCGGTCGGATCCGTGCCGATCAGTCCGCACCCGCGGGCAAGGGGTTGGTGCTGTTCGTGAGCAACGACAATCTGCGCAAGGGTGCGGCGCTGAACGCGGTCCAGATCGCCGAGCAGATCGCGACCCGGATCGCCGGACCGGCGGGATCGTTCGGACGTCCCGAGGAACTGGTCGCCCCGTGA